In Mycolicibacterium phocaicum, one DNA window encodes the following:
- a CDS encoding YchJ family protein, with product MEYDACCGPLHRGERPAATAVALMRSRFTAFALGDVDYLLATWHPNTRPADLDLDDAVVWRRLQIVDTEAGGADDPAGVVQFRAQYVRDGSRHILHERSRFTRGGDGHWLYVDGDFVD from the coding sequence ATGGAGTACGACGCCTGCTGCGGCCCGCTGCACCGCGGCGAACGTCCCGCTGCCACCGCGGTGGCGCTGATGCGTTCCCGCTTCACAGCGTTCGCCCTCGGCGATGTCGACTACCTGTTGGCGACATGGCATCCGAACACCCGCCCGGCCGATCTCGACCTCGATGACGCCGTGGTGTGGCGCCGGCTGCAGATCGTCGACACCGAGGCCGGCGGCGCGGACGACCCGGCCGGCGTCGTGCAGTTCCGCGCCCAGTACGTGCGCGACGGCAGCCGGCACATCCTGCACGAGCGCAGCCGCTTCACCCGGGGCGGCGACGGCCACTGGCTGTACGTCGACGGCGACTTCGTGGACTAG
- a CDS encoding Rv3212 family protein — MVKPERRTKADLIAAAAIVVVVAVGAALIWWNSDARATVSRPAERPVPALHAAKTVPTTLRELWTAASGKTTQPAVVGGVVVTGDGDEMLGRDPATGSTVWSYSRGRELCGVTTVYQYAVAVYPDDRGCGQASAVDASTGRRGPARSSLADAEVKLSTDGTTILSYGDSRLEQWRSDLVRMISYGYLDAIVKPGVPASPLCRLTSAAASPASVAVMEACPKQNDLRLTLLKAAKEEDQPDVKRVALPGVSVDSDAQVIAVSETKAAIYVPTPQPCVNIVDETGNTIASTLLPHAPTPVTATTRVGDVVTWYTGDSVLVFDANGLRYKYTVSAQGGQAPIGPATMLAGHLLVPVTSGYDTFDAQSGAGQTHIALARQPVNTAVIPALAGSVLLEQRGSQLVALGQ, encoded by the coding sequence ATGGTCAAACCGGAACGACGTACCAAAGCTGATCTGATCGCCGCCGCGGCCATCGTTGTGGTGGTCGCGGTCGGCGCCGCGCTGATCTGGTGGAACAGCGACGCGCGGGCCACCGTCAGCCGGCCCGCCGAGCGTCCCGTCCCGGCGTTGCACGCCGCGAAGACAGTGCCCACGACGCTGCGCGAACTGTGGACCGCGGCCAGCGGCAAGACCACCCAGCCGGCGGTCGTCGGCGGCGTCGTGGTGACCGGCGACGGCGACGAGATGCTGGGCCGGGACCCGGCCACCGGCAGCACCGTCTGGAGCTACTCCCGCGGCCGCGAACTGTGCGGCGTCACCACCGTGTACCAGTACGCGGTGGCGGTGTACCCCGACGACCGCGGCTGTGGGCAGGCGAGCGCGGTCGACGCGAGCACCGGTCGACGCGGACCCGCCCGCAGCAGCCTGGCCGACGCCGAAGTGAAGCTGTCCACCGACGGGACGACGATCCTGTCGTACGGAGACAGCCGCCTCGAGCAGTGGCGCTCGGACCTGGTGCGCATGATCAGCTACGGCTACCTCGACGCCATCGTGAAACCCGGTGTGCCGGCCTCTCCCCTGTGCCGGTTGACCTCCGCCGCGGCTAGCCCGGCGTCGGTGGCCGTCATGGAGGCCTGCCCCAAGCAGAACGACCTGCGGTTGACGCTGCTCAAGGCCGCCAAGGAAGAAGACCAGCCGGACGTCAAGCGGGTGGCGTTGCCCGGTGTGAGTGTGGACTCCGACGCCCAGGTGATCGCGGTGTCCGAGACCAAGGCGGCCATCTACGTGCCGACGCCGCAGCCGTGCGTGAACATCGTCGACGAAACCGGCAACACCATCGCCAGCACGCTGCTGCCGCATGCGCCGACACCGGTGACCGCGACGACCCGCGTCGGTGACGTCGTCACCTGGTACACCGGCGACTCGGTGCTGGTTTTCGACGCCAACGGGCTGCGCTACAAGTACACCGTCAGCGCACAGGGCGGACAGGCGCCGATCGGCCCGGCGACCATGCTGGCCGGCCATCTGCTGGTTCCGGTGACCAGCGGCTACGACACGTTCGACGCCCAGAGCGGCGCCGGCCAGACGCACATCGCGCTGGCCAGGCAACCGGTCAACACCGCGGTGATCCCGGCCCTGGCCGGTTCCGTGCTGCTGGAACAGCGCGGCAGCCAGTTGGTGGCGTTGGGTCAGTGA
- a CDS encoding GNAT family N-acetyltransferase has translation MTVTIRPVQPGDEVEITAMIHELAAFEKAADQCTVTEAQIRTALFGGAESGQAAVSGHFVEVDGRPAAFALWFLNFSTWDGVSGIYLEDLFVRPDFRRRGLARKLLSTLAQECVERGYTRLQWAVLNWNVNAIALYDEVGGKPQSEWTTYRVSGPELTALAEG, from the coding sequence ATGACCGTGACCATCCGCCCGGTGCAGCCCGGCGACGAAGTCGAGATCACCGCGATGATCCACGAACTGGCCGCATTCGAGAAGGCCGCCGACCAGTGCACCGTGACCGAAGCCCAGATTCGGACCGCGCTGTTCGGCGGCGCCGAATCGGGCCAGGCCGCCGTTTCGGGTCATTTCGTCGAGGTCGACGGCCGGCCGGCCGCGTTCGCGCTGTGGTTCCTGAACTTCTCGACATGGGACGGCGTCTCCGGCATCTACCTCGAAGACCTGTTCGTGCGCCCCGACTTCCGGCGCCGCGGCCTGGCCCGCAAGCTGCTGTCGACACTGGCGCAGGAATGCGTCGAGCGCGGTTACACGCGGCTGCAGTGGGCGGTGCTGAACTGGAACGTCAATGCCATCGCCCTGTACGACGAGGTCGGCGGCAAACCGCAGTCCGAGTGGACCACCTACCGGGTGTCCGGACCGGAGTTGACGGCCCTGGCCGAGGGCTGA
- a CDS encoding acid phosphatase produces MSIGVDPAGELLTHRLLLLRHGQTEWSRCGRHTGRTDLELTEEGLQQARSAASALAELKLDDPLVISSPRRRAVVTAELAGLDVAETTELLAEWDYGDYEGLTTPQIREQVPDWLVWTHGCPGGESLADVSARADRAVALALEHMATRDVVFVGHGHFSRAVMTRWMELPVTDGIRISMAAASISVCGFEHGVRQLVALGLTGHPNPCLPE; encoded by the coding sequence GTGAGTATTGGCGTCGACCCGGCAGGCGAACTGCTGACACACCGGCTGCTATTGCTTCGCCACGGCCAGACCGAATGGTCGCGCTGCGGCCGGCACACCGGACGCACCGACCTCGAACTGACCGAGGAAGGCCTGCAGCAGGCCCGCAGCGCCGCATCAGCGCTGGCCGAACTGAAGCTCGACGACCCCTTGGTGATCAGCAGCCCGCGGCGGCGGGCCGTGGTGACAGCAGAACTCGCCGGGCTGGACGTCGCCGAGACCACCGAACTGCTGGCCGAGTGGGACTACGGCGACTACGAGGGCCTGACGACGCCGCAGATTCGCGAGCAGGTCCCCGACTGGCTGGTGTGGACGCACGGCTGCCCCGGCGGCGAGAGCCTGGCCGACGTCAGTGCCCGCGCCGACCGCGCCGTCGCGCTGGCCCTGGAGCACATGGCGACGCGCGACGTGGTGTTCGTCGGGCACGGCCACTTCTCCCGCGCCGTGATGACGCGGTGGATGGAACTTCCGGTGACCGACGGCATCCGCATCTCCATGGCGGCGGCCTCGATCTCGGTGTGCGGCTTCGAGCACGGCGTGCGCCAGTTGGTCGCGCTCGGTCTCACCGGCCACCCCAACCCGTGCCTGCCCGAGTGA
- a CDS encoding isochorismate synthase, with protein MLADGPARPFPDLDEARRALAAGEVPILLGALPFDLDSPAALMAPDSVTYADALPFTADRLPAVRIAASLPSPDEHRARVAAAVRALRDPAAGLHKVVLARALELVADDALDPYAVLSRLADDHSATAFFTDLSAAGAPYSGTALLGASPELLVARRGDVVTCKPFAGSAPRSADPETDAANGAALAASAKNRHEHQLVVDIMREALEPLCSELDIAAEPQVSATTAVWHLSTPIVGRLRETSTTALDLAIALHPTPAVGGVPTEAAAQLINELEGDRGFYAGAVGWCDGAGDGRWVVSIRCGQLAADRRSVDARAGGGIVAESDPDDEVTETTTKFRTMLTALGVAV; from the coding sequence ATGCTGGCAGACGGCCCGGCCCGACCGTTCCCCGACCTGGACGAGGCGCGTCGGGCGCTGGCCGCCGGTGAGGTGCCGATTCTGTTGGGCGCCTTGCCTTTTGATCTCGACTCTCCCGCCGCGCTGATGGCGCCGGACTCGGTCACCTACGCCGACGCGCTGCCGTTCACCGCCGACCGGCTGCCGGCGGTCCGGATCGCGGCCAGCCTGCCCTCGCCCGACGAACACCGGGCCCGGGTGGCGGCGGCGGTGCGGGCCCTGCGCGATCCGGCGGCCGGCCTGCACAAGGTGGTTCTCGCCCGGGCGCTGGAGCTCGTCGCCGACGACGCGCTGGACCCGTACGCGGTGCTGAGCCGTCTCGCCGACGACCACAGCGCCACAGCGTTTTTCACCGATCTCAGCGCGGCGGGCGCGCCGTACTCCGGCACCGCGCTGCTCGGCGCGAGTCCCGAACTGCTGGTCGCCCGTCGCGGCGACGTGGTGACGTGCAAGCCGTTCGCCGGCTCGGCGCCGCGGTCCGCCGACCCCGAGACGGACGCTGCCAACGGCGCCGCGCTGGCGGCGTCGGCCAAGAATCGGCACGAGCACCAGCTGGTGGTCGACATCATGCGTGAGGCACTCGAACCCCTGTGCAGTGAACTCGACATCGCCGCCGAGCCCCAGGTGAGCGCCACCACGGCCGTCTGGCATCTGAGCACCCCGATCGTCGGACGACTGCGCGAAACATCCACCACCGCACTCGATTTGGCCATCGCACTGCATCCGACGCCGGCCGTCGGCGGGGTCCCGACAGAGGCGGCGGCGCAGCTGATCAACGAACTCGAAGGCGACCGCGGGTTCTACGCCGGTGCGGTCGGCTGGTGCGACGGCGCCGGCGACGGCCGGTGGGTGGTGTCGATCCGGTGCGGACAACTGGCCGCCGACCGGAGATCCGTCGACGCCCGCGCCGGCGGCGGTATCGTCGCCGAATCCGACCCCGATGACGAAGTCACCGAGACCACAACAAAATTCAGGACGATGCTGACCGCGTTGGGAGTAGCCGTATGA
- the aroQ gene encoding type II 3-dehydroquinate dehydratase, which produces MTDRRLLLVNGPNLNLLGTRQPEIYGSTTLAQIEQAVTDLAAQLGFSVRAVQSNHEGELVDAIQAARTDCVGIVINPAAYSHTSVAIADALTAAELPVAEVHLSNIHKREAFRHHSYVSAVAETVIAGAGPIGYELAVRYLADRLSR; this is translated from the coding sequence GTGACCGATCGCCGCCTGCTCCTCGTCAACGGGCCCAACTTGAACCTGTTGGGCACTCGCCAGCCCGAAATCTACGGCTCGACCACGCTGGCGCAGATCGAGCAGGCCGTCACCGATCTCGCGGCACAACTGGGCTTCTCCGTGCGTGCGGTACAGAGCAACCACGAAGGTGAACTGGTCGACGCGATCCAGGCGGCGCGCACCGACTGCGTCGGCATCGTGATCAACCCCGCGGCCTACAGCCACACGTCGGTGGCCATCGCCGATGCCCTCACCGCGGCCGAATTGCCGGTTGCCGAAGTGCATTTGAGCAACATCCACAAGCGCGAGGCCTTCCGGCACCACTCTTACGTGTCGGCCGTCGCGGAGACCGTGATCGCCGGCGCGGGGCCCATCGGCTACGAGCTGGCGGTGCGGTACCTGGCAGATCGGTTGTCGCGGTGA
- a CDS encoding ParA family protein gives MGTVTRVLAVANQKGGVAKTTTVASLGAALTEEGQRVLLVDLDPQGCLTFSLGQDPDKLPVSVHEVLLGDVEPDVALVSTAEGMTLLPANIDLAGAEAMLLMRAGREYALKRALAKVADQFDVVIIDCPPSLGVLTLNGLTAAGDVVVPLQCETLAHRGVGQFLRTVNDVQQITNPDLRLLGALPTLYDARTTHSRDVLLDVADRYSLVVLAPPIPRTVRFAEASASGSSVLAGRKNKGAIAYRELAQSLLKHWKKNKALPVFTPEV, from the coding sequence ATGGGCACCGTGACACGGGTACTTGCGGTCGCCAACCAAAAAGGTGGGGTCGCAAAAACGACGACAGTGGCGTCGCTGGGTGCAGCGCTGACCGAGGAAGGGCAGCGCGTTCTGCTCGTGGACCTCGATCCGCAGGGCTGCCTGACCTTCTCTCTCGGCCAGGATCCCGACAAGCTGCCGGTCTCGGTGCACGAGGTGCTGCTCGGCGACGTGGAACCCGACGTCGCGCTGGTCTCGACCGCCGAGGGCATGACCCTGCTGCCGGCCAACATCGACCTGGCCGGAGCCGAAGCGATGCTGTTGATGCGGGCCGGCCGCGAGTACGCGCTCAAGCGCGCGCTGGCGAAGGTCGCCGACCAGTTTGATGTGGTCATCATCGACTGCCCGCCGTCACTCGGCGTGCTGACGCTCAACGGCCTGACCGCCGCGGGCGACGTCGTCGTACCGCTGCAATGCGAGACGTTGGCCCACCGCGGTGTCGGCCAGTTCCTGCGGACCGTCAACGACGTGCAGCAGATCACCAACCCGGACCTGCGGCTGCTGGGCGCGCTGCCCACGCTGTACGACGCCCGCACCACCCACAGCCGTGACGTCCTGCTCGATGTGGCAGACCGCTACAGCCTCGTGGTGCTCGCCCCGCCGATCCCGCGCACGGTGCGGTTCGCCGAGGCCAGCGCCTCGGGTTCGTCGGTGCTCGCAGGCCGAAAGAACAAGGGCGCCATCGCTTATCGCGAACTGGCGCAGTCGCTGCTGAAGCACTGGAAGAAGAACAAGGCGCTGCCGGTCTTCACTCCTGAGGTGTGA
- a CDS encoding mechanosensitive ion channel family protein: protein MADVFTSAWFYWAVAIAVGLPIGMVVLTEWQHALRRRESYLVRPVTVLRNYLLPLGALLLLLTEARQVPAGATSVRTVATLFAFVVLILLLSGVNATLFQGAPAGTWRKRVPTIFVDVARFVLIAVGLAVIFSYIWGANVRGLFTALGITSIVIGLTLQNSVGQIISGLLMLFEQPFQIGDWLDTAAARGRVVEVNWRAVHLETGAGTQITPNSVLAGASFTNLSRPADAHSLTVTTIFSLDDPPNQVCALLTRLAADLPMRRPDGAVSATPAGGLEYQTTIPLHSPADDGETKKLFLQWVWYASRRAGLHLDEAEDDFATTERLAEAVADVVAPTLRLNSDQQSELLGAANLERYGIGELIQRVGEVPERMTFILSGRVQLTASSDDGVETLIGILEDGSYLGQSTLTRQPVIGNAHALDEVTVVHVERDHIETVVQRNPVLLQEFGRVIEDRRAHARRLLSAD, encoded by the coding sequence ATCGCCGACGTGTTCACCTCGGCCTGGTTCTACTGGGCCGTGGCCATCGCGGTCGGATTGCCGATCGGAATGGTGGTCCTCACCGAATGGCAGCACGCGCTGCGACGCAGGGAGAGCTACCTGGTGCGGCCGGTGACCGTACTACGCAACTACCTGCTGCCCCTCGGTGCCCTGCTGCTGTTGTTGACCGAGGCCCGGCAGGTACCGGCCGGAGCCACCTCGGTCCGCACCGTCGCAACACTTTTCGCGTTCGTCGTGCTGATCCTGCTGCTGTCCGGCGTCAACGCCACCCTGTTCCAGGGGGCGCCCGCGGGGACGTGGCGCAAGCGCGTGCCGACGATCTTCGTCGACGTCGCCCGGTTCGTCCTCATCGCGGTCGGTCTGGCGGTGATCTTCTCGTACATCTGGGGAGCGAACGTCCGCGGCCTGTTCACCGCGCTGGGCATCACCTCGATCGTCATCGGCCTGACACTGCAGAATTCAGTGGGCCAGATCATCTCCGGCCTGCTCATGTTGTTCGAGCAGCCGTTCCAGATCGGCGACTGGCTGGACACGGCTGCCGCACGCGGCCGCGTGGTCGAAGTCAATTGGCGGGCAGTGCATCTGGAGACCGGCGCCGGAACCCAGATCACCCCGAACTCGGTCCTTGCCGGGGCGTCGTTCACCAATCTGAGCCGGCCGGCCGACGCGCACTCGCTCACCGTGACCACCATCTTCTCGCTCGACGATCCGCCGAACCAGGTGTGCGCGCTGCTCACGCGACTGGCCGCAGACCTGCCGATGCGACGCCCGGACGGCGCCGTGTCGGCAACCCCCGCGGGCGGACTCGAATATCAGACCACCATTCCACTGCACTCCCCCGCCGACGACGGCGAAACCAAAAAGCTCTTCCTGCAATGGGTCTGGTACGCATCGCGACGGGCCGGCCTGCACCTGGACGAAGCCGAGGACGATTTCGCGACAACCGAACGGCTCGCCGAGGCCGTCGCCGACGTCGTCGCGCCGACACTACGGCTGAACTCCGACCAACAAAGCGAATTGCTGGGTGCCGCGAACCTGGAACGCTACGGAATCGGCGAATTGATCCAGCGGGTCGGCGAGGTACCGGAGCGGATGACGTTCATCCTGTCCGGACGCGTTCAGTTGACCGCCAGCAGCGACGACGGCGTGGAAACCCTGATCGGGATCCTCGAGGACGGCAGCTATCTCGGTCAGAGCACACTGACGCGCCAACCGGTGATCGGCAACGCACATGCCCTCGACGAAGTCACCGTGGTGCACGTCGAACGCGACCACATCGAGACGGTGGTACAGCGAAATCCGGTGCTGCTACAGGAATTCGGCCGGGTTATCGAGGACCGCCGGGCCCACGCCCGACGACTCCTGAGCGCCGACTGA
- a CDS encoding adenylate/guanylate cyclase domain-containing protein yields MRFQRRQLLSRVSIQSKLVVMLVLCTIVAATVVGVIGFRAGRASLRDSVLNRLTELRQSQSRELKDQLSDLKNSMIIYARGAHTQGALAEFTAGFDALADKPISPAQSQSITDYYTNTFLKEVEQSSGAKLNVDQLLPRDNAQRYLQANYTAVRKDDDTAVKVDDAHDGSSWSAANARYQDFFRQIVNRFEFQDAILLDNRGNMVYSAYKDVDLGTNILTGPYSGSKLRGAYEKAMSANSVDYVDITDFEIYQPAENQPTAWMVTPIVTAGRAMGVLALQFPISKINRLMTFDQRWKESGLGNTGEVFLVGPDDLMRSDSRMFLQDRQTYKTDVVAAGTPADVADRAIQLGGTTLVQPVPPTTNKQALRGESGTRLATDYLGHEVLLAYAPITIPDAELHWTIIGKIDTAEAFERETAFTRTIVLTTVGIIFVVCIAAMFLAQLFVRPIRRLEAGAQRISAGDYNINVPVETRDEIGELTEAFNEMSRSLTVKEELLVEQRKENAKLLALLMPEPVVERYQQGEEIVPEEHQNVTVIFTEVIGLDRLQAQLTSQGSLAVVTELERQFDAAADSLGIERVRAIRNGYLGSCGLNTPRLDNVRRTVDFALECQRIIDRFNNETGNHLGLRAGIDTGTVSSGLGGEYSVVYDMWGAAVNVAYQVKSGSPQPGIDVTDRVYQALQATMTFTSAGTMSVDGQDEPIWRLVAPQ; encoded by the coding sequence ATGCGATTCCAGCGTCGCCAACTGCTGTCCAGGGTGAGTATCCAGTCGAAGCTGGTGGTGATGCTGGTGCTGTGCACCATCGTCGCGGCGACCGTCGTGGGTGTCATCGGGTTCCGGGCCGGTCGCGCCTCGCTGCGCGACTCGGTCCTGAACCGGCTCACCGAACTTCGGCAATCGCAGTCGCGCGAGCTGAAGGACCAGCTGTCGGATCTGAAGAACTCGATGATCATCTATGCGCGCGGCGCGCACACCCAGGGTGCGCTGGCGGAGTTCACCGCCGGATTCGACGCGCTGGCGGACAAACCCATCAGTCCGGCGCAGTCGCAGTCGATCACGGACTACTACACCAACACCTTTCTCAAAGAGGTCGAGCAGTCCAGCGGCGCCAAACTGAATGTCGATCAGCTCCTCCCGAGGGACAACGCCCAGCGCTACCTGCAGGCGAATTACACCGCCGTACGGAAGGACGACGACACGGCGGTCAAGGTCGACGACGCCCATGACGGCAGCAGCTGGTCGGCGGCGAACGCGCGATATCAGGATTTCTTCCGCCAGATCGTCAACCGGTTCGAATTCCAGGACGCGATCCTGCTCGACAACCGCGGCAACATGGTCTACAGCGCGTACAAAGACGTCGACCTCGGCACCAACATCCTGACCGGTCCCTACAGCGGCTCCAAACTCCGTGGCGCATACGAGAAAGCGATGTCCGCGAACTCCGTCGACTACGTGGACATCACCGATTTCGAGATATACCAACCGGCGGAGAACCAACCCACCGCCTGGATGGTCACCCCGATCGTGACCGCGGGACGCGCGATGGGGGTGCTCGCCCTCCAGTTCCCGATCTCGAAGATCAACCGCCTGATGACGTTCGACCAGCGCTGGAAGGAATCGGGCCTCGGCAACACCGGCGAAGTCTTCCTGGTCGGTCCCGACGACCTGATGCGCTCGGATTCGCGGATGTTCCTGCAGGATCGGCAGACCTACAAGACCGACGTCGTCGCGGCCGGCACGCCGGCCGACGTCGCCGACCGGGCCATCCAGCTGGGCGGCACCACCCTGGTGCAACCGGTGCCACCGACCACCAACAAGCAGGCCTTGCGGGGCGAGTCCGGAACCCGGCTGGCCACCGACTATCTCGGCCATGAGGTGCTGTTGGCCTACGCCCCCATCACGATTCCCGACGCCGAACTGCACTGGACCATCATCGGCAAGATCGACACCGCCGAGGCGTTCGAGCGGGAGACCGCATTCACCCGGACCATCGTGCTGACGACCGTCGGCATCATTTTCGTCGTGTGCATCGCCGCGATGTTCCTCGCCCAACTCTTCGTGCGGCCCATCCGGCGGCTGGAGGCGGGTGCGCAACGCATCAGCGCCGGCGACTACAACATCAACGTGCCCGTCGAGACGCGCGACGAGATCGGTGAACTGACAGAGGCTTTCAACGAGATGAGCCGGAGCCTGACCGTCAAGGAAGAGCTGCTCGTCGAGCAGCGCAAGGAGAACGCCAAGCTGTTGGCGCTGTTGATGCCCGAACCAGTCGTCGAGCGCTACCAGCAGGGTGAGGAGATCGTCCCCGAGGAGCACCAGAACGTCACGGTGATCTTCACCGAGGTCATCGGGCTGGACCGGCTCCAGGCGCAGTTGACGTCGCAGGGGTCGCTGGCTGTCGTCACCGAGCTCGAGCGCCAATTCGACGCGGCCGCAGACAGTCTCGGTATCGAACGTGTTCGCGCGATCCGTAACGGCTACCTCGGCAGCTGCGGACTCAACACCCCGCGACTGGACAACGTCCGGCGGACCGTCGACTTCGCCTTGGAGTGCCAGCGCATCATCGACCGGTTCAACAATGAAACCGGTAACCACCTGGGTCTGCGGGCCGGCATCGACACCGGCACCGTCAGCAGTGGTCTCGGCGGCGAGTACTCCGTGGTCTACGACATGTGGGGTGCCGCGGTCAACGTCGCCTACCAGGTCAAGAGCGGCTCACCACAACCCGGAATCGATGTCACGGACCGCGTTTATCAGGCGCTGCAGGCCACCATGACCTTCACTTCTGCCGGCACCATGTCCGTGGACGGGCAGGATGAGCCGATCTGGCGGCTGGTGGCGCCGCAATGA
- a CDS encoding diacylglycerol/lipid kinase family protein: MRAVLIVNPNATSTTPAGRDLLAHALESRVDLTVAHTDHRGHAIEIGHQAAADGIDVVIVHGGDGTVNEVVNGILGHAGGVPGASNTAVGVVPGGSANVFARALGISPDPLQATNQLVDQLSEFRRGVPWRRIGLMDCGDRWSVFTAGMGVDGEVVEAVEAQRAKGRKVTASRYIRVAIREAVGSARKPPRLTLHLPNREPVPGVHFAFVSNASPWTYANSRPVWTNPTTTFETGLGVFATTSMGIWANLRLLRRMLSRTPQIEGPHLIRDDDLPWLRVTSDTPIACQIDGDFVGLRESMTFTSVPAALNVVAPPAKPQ; encoded by the coding sequence GTGCGTGCCGTGCTGATCGTGAATCCGAACGCAACCTCGACGACCCCGGCAGGCCGGGACCTCCTGGCCCACGCGCTGGAGAGCCGCGTCGACCTGACCGTCGCACACACCGACCACCGCGGCCATGCCATCGAGATCGGCCATCAGGCCGCCGCTGACGGCATCGACGTGGTGATCGTGCACGGCGGCGACGGCACGGTGAACGAAGTGGTCAACGGCATTCTGGGGCACGCGGGCGGCGTACCAGGGGCGTCCAACACCGCTGTCGGCGTCGTGCCCGGCGGTTCGGCGAACGTCTTCGCCCGGGCGCTCGGTATCAGCCCCGATCCCCTGCAGGCAACCAACCAGCTCGTCGACCAGCTCAGCGAGTTTCGACGTGGGGTGCCCTGGCGGCGCATCGGGCTGATGGACTGCGGCGACCGCTGGTCGGTGTTCACCGCCGGCATGGGCGTCGACGGCGAGGTCGTCGAGGCCGTCGAGGCCCAGCGGGCCAAAGGCCGCAAGGTGACCGCGTCGCGCTACATCCGGGTGGCGATCCGCGAGGCCGTCGGCAGCGCCCGCAAGCCCCCGCGCCTGACGCTGCACCTGCCGAACCGGGAGCCGGTCCCCGGCGTGCACTTCGCGTTCGTGTCGAACGCGAGTCCGTGGACCTACGCCAACAGCCGACCGGTCTGGACCAACCCGACGACGACGTTCGAAACGGGGCTGGGCGTGTTCGCAACCACGAGCATGGGCATCTGGGCCAACCTGCGATTGCTGCGACGGATGCTGTCGCGTACACCACAGATCGAGGGCCCGCACCTCATCCGCGACGACGACCTGCCGTGGCTGCGCGTGACAAGTGACACACCTATCGCGTGTCAGATCGACGGAGATTTCGTTGGCCTGCGCGAAAGCATGACGTTCACGTCGGTTCCGGCGGCCCTCAATGTGGTCGCGCCCCCAGCAAAACCACAGTGA